From Pseudomonadota bacterium, the proteins below share one genomic window:
- a CDS encoding aminotransferase class I/II-fold pyridoxal phosphate-dependent enzyme: MNSFAVRRAERPCLVDIPEFSDERGSLGVVELSGTVGFEARRFYYLYGTREGEVRGRHCHRNLYQLLICLGGRVRVRLEDAGGQTVFELSDPQQGLVIPPGCWRELDSFSPDTVVAVLASHEYDEGDYIRDYEQFRREFCSPAKTETVPYIPMDRYHRAIGPDLEKAALAALRSQQFIGGPALQEFEVSFARYLGVRHVVGCGNGLDALVLILRALEIGPGDEVVVPANSFFASALAVDMAGAKPVFADVDPDTHGLTGETLEKAVTSRTRAVMPVHLYGTPVDMDSLGPVAARHNLHVIEDAAQAHGARFGNTQCGAFGIAAGFSFYPTKNLGAYGDAGAVATNDDALAARIRMLGNYGSKVKYHHEIMGTNSRLDPLQASLLSVKLKHLETWNERRRQLAQIYLEGLDGIGIYGLPAVPAKGLSVWHVFPLRIRSGLRDRCKAWLQEKGVGTNIHYPVPIHLQPVYAGLQHSRGDFPVSEQSSDELLSLPLDPFHTEEEIRTVVRHLEEFAEKKAG, from the coding sequence ATGAACAGTTTTGCAGTGCGCCGGGCCGAACGCCCCTGTCTCGTTGATATTCCGGAATTTTCTGATGAAAGAGGCTCTCTGGGAGTTGTGGAACTGTCCGGGACTGTTGGCTTTGAGGCCCGCCGTTTCTACTATCTGTATGGTACGCGCGAAGGAGAGGTCCGGGGCCGGCACTGTCACAGGAACCTGTATCAGCTGCTGATCTGCCTCGGCGGCAGGGTCCGGGTACGGCTTGAAGATGCCGGCGGACAGACTGTTTTTGAACTGTCGGACCCGCAGCAAGGCCTGGTTATTCCGCCGGGCTGCTGGAGGGAACTGGACAGTTTCAGTCCTGATACCGTTGTGGCTGTTCTGGCATCGCATGAATATGATGAAGGGGACTATATCAGGGACTATGAACAGTTCCGGCGGGAATTCTGTTCTCCCGCAAAGACGGAAACAGTACCCTATATCCCCATGGACCGCTATCACAGGGCGATTGGCCCGGATCTGGAGAAGGCAGCCCTTGCAGCCCTTCGGTCCCAGCAGTTCATCGGCGGGCCTGCCCTGCAGGAATTTGAGGTATCCTTTGCCCGATATCTGGGTGTCCGGCATGTTGTGGGCTGCGGCAATGGCCTGGATGCACTGGTCCTGATCCTGCGTGCCCTGGAGATTGGCCCCGGTGATGAGGTTGTGGTTCCAGCCAATTCATTCTTTGCGTCGGCACTGGCAGTTGACATGGCCGGGGCAAAACCGGTGTTTGCAGATGTCGATCCTGACACCCATGGCCTGACCGGAGAAACGCTTGAAAAGGCTGTAACATCCCGCACCAGGGCCGTCATGCCTGTCCATCTGTATGGCACCCCGGTTGATATGGACAGTCTCGGGCCCGTGGCTGCCCGGCACAATCTTCATGTCATAGAGGATGCTGCACAGGCACACGGCGCCCGTTTCGGGAACACGCAGTGTGGTGCTTTCGGTATTGCGGCAGGATTCAGCTTTTATCCAACCAAGAATCTCGGAGCCTATGGTGATGCCGGTGCTGTTGCCACGAATGATGATGCCTTGGCTGCCCGGATCCGCATGCTGGGAAATTATGGGTCAAAGGTCAAATATCATCATGAGATCATGGGGACGAACTCCCGCCTTGACCCCCTCCAGGCCTCCCTGCTGTCCGTAAAGCTGAAGCATCTGGAAACCTGGAACGAGCGCAGGCGCCAGCTGGCACAGATCTATCTTGAGGGACTGGATGGCATTGGCATTTATGGCCTGCCCGCGGTTCCCGCAAAAGGTCTGTCTGTATGGCATGTATTCCCCCTGCGGATCCGTTCCGGACTCCGTGACAGGTGCAAGGCATGGCTGCAGGAGAAGGGGGTCGGTACAAACATCCATTATCCTGTGCCCATCCATCTCCAGCCTGTTTATGCTGGTCTGCAGCACAGTCGTGGGGATTTCCCTGTCAGCGAGCAGTCTTCGGATGAGCTGCTGTCCCTTCCGCTTGATCCTTTCCATACGGAAGAAGAAATCCGCACAGTTGTCCGTCATCTGGAAGAATTTGCAGAAAAGAAAGCAGGATAA
- the rfbA gene encoding glucose-1-phosphate thymidylyltransferase RfbA translates to MKGIILAGGSGTRLRPLTDIVCKQLLPVYDKPMIYYPLSTLMMLGIRDILIISTPRDTPVLENFLGNGDRLGIRLSYTVQEKPEGLAQAFLLGESFIAGEPVCLILGDNLLYWGNLGGLWKDCVELQHGAFILGYHVRDPERFGVIEMDPSGLVLSLEEKPAQPRSNYAAIGLYFYDSRVVDYAKSLRPSARGELEITDLNNLYLRDGSLKAKVLSRGSAWLDAGTFESLMRASSFIEAVEERQGLKIGCPEEVAYNMGYIDSEKLKQLSGDYAKSAYGAYLQMIAENR, encoded by the coding sequence ATGAAAGGCATTATACTTGCCGGGGGCAGCGGAACCCGCCTGAGGCCCCTTACGGACATTGTCTGCAAGCAGCTGCTGCCTGTGTACGACAAGCCCATGATCTATTATCCCCTGTCCACACTGATGATGCTGGGCATCCGGGATATCCTGATCATCAGTACTCCCCGGGATACCCCTGTTCTTGAAAATTTTCTCGGAAATGGTGACAGGCTGGGCATCCGGCTGTCCTATACTGTCCAGGAAAAGCCGGAAGGGCTGGCGCAGGCTTTTCTGCTGGGCGAATCCTTTATTGCAGGTGAACCCGTCTGTCTGATTCTGGGGGATAATCTTCTGTACTGGGGCAACCTCGGGGGTCTGTGGAAAGACTGTGTTGAGTTGCAGCACGGAGCCTTTATCCTGGGATATCATGTCAGGGATCCGGAGCGTTTCGGGGTTATAGAAATGGATCCTTCAGGCCTTGTCCTGTCCCTGGAGGAAAAACCGGCGCAACCCAGATCGAATTATGCAGCCATTGGTCTGTATTTTTACGATTCCCGGGTTGTGGATTACGCAAAAAGCCTGCGCCCTTCAGCACGGGGAGAGCTGGAAATTACGGATCTCAACAATCTCTATCTCCGGGACGGCAGCCTGAAGGCAAAAGTTCTGTCCCGGGGCTCTGCATGGCTTGATGCCGGTACCTTTGAAAGCCTGATGCGGGCATCCAGCTTTATTGAGGCGGTTGAGGAACGCCAGGGCCTCAAGATAGGCTGTCCTGAAGAAGTAGCGTACAATATGGGCTATATTGACAGTGAAAAGCTGAAACAACTGTCGGGGGATTATGCAAAAAGCGCCTATGGGGCCTATTTGCAGATGATTGCAGAAAACAGGTGA
- a CDS encoding UDP-N-acetylglucosamine 2-epimerase, translating to MSTVAIMCQIPAELPKIVVFVDALLAAARRTGENVVPVIVQVGNAVSKQAFDDMGIKCEVLRVCPEEELPLYVDSIKKTAALTNSVAAVLKDQKASVVVALADNTANLAGAHAGRAHGLKLVHGESGQRTPNLEADGENYGYALIGWMADLCYASTQTGADNLRREGVLGRVVFTGEPYLDYYRALVQKDGEKAEALRHSLSGGHSYYLAVFNTRGVTGDAKTLIPLLEACDRADRPVLLPVTPGLQKLIGPWTPSGNLKFREEQSLDNLLHLMAGAERFATSSHSMVRFAYFAGIPAVAVFPDGHPNGWHDLYEAKQCLPVGPDPVKFLEALQTFKTVPCSPHLLGDGTSGPKMVKALFEVMGWKPEPSAPAAPATGALLF from the coding sequence ATGTCAACAGTTGCCATTATGTGCCAGATCCCGGCGGAATTGCCCAAGATTGTCGTCTTTGTCGATGCATTGCTGGCAGCCGCCCGCAGGACCGGGGAAAACGTGGTTCCTGTAATTGTCCAGGTCGGAAATGCTGTCAGTAAACAAGCGTTTGACGATATGGGTATCAAATGCGAAGTCCTCCGTGTCTGTCCGGAGGAGGAGCTCCCTCTCTATGTTGATTCCATCAAGAAGACTGCGGCGCTGACAAACAGTGTGGCTGCTGTCCTGAAGGACCAGAAAGCTTCGGTTGTTGTTGCCCTTGCAGACAATACAGCCAACCTGGCCGGGGCCCATGCCGGAAGGGCGCACGGCCTGAAGCTTGTCCACGGCGAGTCCGGACAGCGGACTCCAAATCTTGAAGCGGATGGCGAGAATTACGGTTATGCGCTGATCGGCTGGATGGCGGACCTCTGCTATGCATCCACGCAGACCGGTGCTGACAACCTTCGTCGTGAGGGAGTCCTGGGACGGGTGGTTTTCACAGGTGAGCCCTATCTGGATTACTACAGGGCCCTGGTGCAGAAAGATGGAGAAAAAGCAGAAGCCTTGAGACACTCCCTGAGCGGAGGGCATTCCTATTACCTCGCAGTCTTCAATACCAGGGGTGTAACAGGTGATGCAAAAACCCTTATCCCGCTTCTGGAAGCCTGTGACAGGGCGGACAGGCCTGTTCTTCTGCCTGTGACCCCCGGGCTGCAGAAACTGATTGGACCATGGACGCCCTCCGGGAACCTGAAATTCAGAGAGGAACAAAGCCTGGATAACCTGCTGCATCTGATGGCCGGTGCTGAAAGGTTTGCGACCTCTTCACATTCCATGGTGCGGTTTGCCTATTTTGCCGGAATTCCCGCAGTTGCCGTGTTCCCGGACGGTCATCCCAATGGATGGCATGATCTTTATGAAGCCAAACAGTGTCTGCCTGTAGGTCCCGATCCTGTCAAATTCCTGGAGGCCTTGCAGACCTTTAAAACGGTCCCCTGCTCACCGCATCTTCTGGGAGACGGTACGTCAGGACCAAAAATGGTGAAAGCCCTGTTCGAAGTGATGGGCTGGAAACCTGAACCTTCTGCACCTGCTGCGCCTGCGACCGGTGCTCTCCTGTTCTGA